The Trichomycterus rosablanca isolate fTriRos1 chromosome 15, fTriRos1.hap1, whole genome shotgun sequence genome contains a region encoding:
- the ptcd1 gene encoding pentatricopeptide repeat-containing protein 1, mitochondrial, which yields MLRSVLGKAGRVWNNSYNISNVQSRVCRCAHLSSITSRSFRTEPHTDPSPEPGTGTQPGRADEDHFGDYTSSFSSRTSFQKASPEQHDLKYTEAEAERHRSKPSRPNTQYWYLLQCKQLIKRHKLAEALVLFENDMLKVERLQPEEFNYTVLIGGCGRAGYIKKAFKLYNDMKKRGLEPSGATYTALFNACAESPWKQSGLEQAMRLRQELRRKNVALNAITHHALLKAVARSGDLKSCFQVLREMLQAGQAITQETFQYLLMCCVEDKQQGFRLALQVWHQMLSAGIKPDGQNYNILLRAARDCGIGSPALASTLLLRVPEESSPKTKAHRKGPRLRLKERISPPNLLDVDAFERRLFAAPPLADTPSRDQRQGKDGTYEAPQINDHTPESTQSLVPVSQINDPIGSPSCPSPIAVQKSRLPNLLDPSTCHSGVVGLGAADTASDRLALIGDLDGFLNQMVSDGSKPTIKTLTLLADVTEPSSQSVQSLIQVADQVGVKLDVAFFNTLIRKAAKAGDLQGAKALKVLMQERKLHPNPQTFCSVALACSRQEDGLQLLSDMESCGVAPNAHVFSALIGQATRRLDYTYLHELLRQMHQLQVPPNEVVIRQLEFASQYPPNYDQFKSKNIYLEKIDGFRGFYKQWLEFMPAQETPHPWEKFRLAQSNSETDGADDVVNESR from the exons ATGTTGCGCTCTGTGCTCGGTAAAGCAGGGAGAGTTTGGAATAACAGTTATAATATCAGTAATGTTCAGTCACGTGTGTGTCGGTGCGCACATCTCAGCAGCATCACATCCAGATCGTTCAGGACTGAACCCCACACAGATCCATCACCAGAGCCCGGGACTGGCACACAGCCCGGCCGAGCAGATGAGGACCACTTCGGGGATTATACCTCGTCTTTCTCCTCCAGGACCAGTTTCCAGAAAGCGAGTCCGGAGCAGCACGATCTGAAATACACAGAAGCAGAAGCAGAGAGACACAGATCCAAACCCAGCCGCCCGAATACTCAGTACTGGTACCTACTACAGTGTAAACAGCTCATCAAGAGACACAAA TTGGCCGAGGCGTTGGTGCTGTTTGAGAACGACATGCTGAAGGTGGAGCGGCTGCAGCCGGAGGAGTTTAACTACACGGTGCTGATCGGTGGATGTGGACGAGCTGGATATATCAAAAAAGCCTTTAAACTTTACAACGAT aTGAAGAAGCGAGGGTTGGAGCCGTCGGGAGCCACCTACACCGCTCTGTTCAACGCGTGCGCCGAATCTCCGTGGAAGCAGTCGGGCCTCGAGCAGGCGATGAGGCTACGGCAGGAACTGCGCAGGAAGAACGTCGCTCTGAATGCCATTACCCATCATGCTCTGCTCAAGGCGGTGGCTCGCTCCGGAGACCTGAAGTCTTGCTTTCAAGTGCTGCGG gagATGCTTCAGGCCGGACAGGCCATCACTCAGGAGACGTTCCAGTACCTGCTGATGTGCTGTGTGGAGGACAAGCAGCAGGGCTTCAGGCTGGCACTGCAG GTGTGGCACCAGATGCTCAGCGCTGGCATAAAACCAGACGGCCAGAACTACAACATCCTCCTGCGGGCTGCAAGGGATTGTGGGATAGGCAGCCCCGCCTTGGCGTCCACGTTACTCCTAAGGGTGCCCGAGGAGTCGTCTCCAAAAACCAAAGCTCACAGAAAAGGACCGAGGTTGAGGCTGAAGGAGCGGATCTCTCCTCCGAACCTCTTGGACGTGGATGCCTTCGAGCGCCGCCTGTTTGCGGCCCCGCCCCTTGCTGACACGCCCTCACGCGACCAGCGCCAGGGTAAAGACGGCACCTACGAAGCACCACAGATAAACGACCACACCCCAGAGTCGACACAGAGTCTGGTTCCTGTATCCCAGATTAATGATCCGATTGGCTCACCGTCCTGTCCATCACCAATAGCGGTACAAAAGTCCCGCCTCCCAAACCTGCTAGACCCGAGCACCTGCCACTCGGGCGTGGTCGGCTTGGGAGCGGCGGACACGGCGTCCGACAGGCTGGCGCTGATCGGCGATCTCGACGGCTTCTTGAATCAGATGGTCAGCGATGGATCGAAGCCCACGATAAAGACTCTCACGCTATTGGCTGACGTCACCGAGCCCAGCAGCCAGTCGGTCCAGAGCCTGATCCAGGTGGCCGATCAGGTCGGAGTGAAGCTGGACGTGGCGTTCTTTAATACGCTGATCAGGAAGGCTGCTAAAGCGGGAGACCTTCAAGGTGCAAAG GCTTTGAAGGTCCTGATGCAGGAGAGGAAGCTGCATCCGAACCCTCAGACGTTCTGCAGCGTTGCTCTCGCATGCAGCAGGCAGGAAGACGGACTTCAGCTTCTCTCAGACATGGAG TCGTGCGGCGTCGCACCCAACGCCCACGTGTTCAGCGCTCTGATTGGCCAGGCGACCCGGCGTCTGGATTACACCTACCTGCACGAGCTGCTCCGCCAAATGCACCAGCTGCAGGTTCCACCCAACGAGGTCGTCATCCGGCAGCTGGAGTTCGCTTCTCAGTATCCACCCAACTATGATCAG TTCAAGTCGAAGAACATCTACCTGGAGAAGATCGATGGTTTTCGAGGTTTCTATAAGCAGTGGCTGGAGTTCATGCCGGCTCAGGAGACTCCTCATCCGTGGGAGAAGTTCCGTCTCGCTCAGTCTAACAGCGAGACTGATGGAGCCGATGACGTCGTAAATGAATCCAGATGA